A genomic segment from Pseudoduganella chitinolytica encodes:
- a CDS encoding aromatic ring-hydroxylating dioxygenase subunit alpha: protein MYIQDAWYAAALSGEIKREPFARSILNEKVVMYRTSTEQVVALEDRCAHRQVPLSRGRLVGDELQCWYHGLRYDCSGACVSIPSQSTIPINARVRSFPVVEKHGFIWLWPGDPAKADEASIPDHWVCAAPELAGKMSYCTIDCNYLFGIDNILDISHAAFVHQKTLGSLDIVETPPEILIGENEVRVRRYMRREKTPPLYTRILQMEYIDRSQEVLYWPIGNTRVETRAHACGDADGKVYHVYTTTIFTPATDTTSHVFVGMHRDFDVDNHMFTEFTAKEVYSTVMEDKDVAESLQANWSATAPMIDIQLDRPAYAARRILERMGATAAIRATV from the coding sequence ATGTACATCCAAGACGCATGGTATGCAGCAGCCCTGTCCGGTGAAATCAAACGCGAGCCGTTTGCCCGGTCGATCCTGAACGAGAAGGTCGTCATGTACCGCACCTCGACGGAGCAGGTGGTGGCACTGGAAGACCGCTGCGCGCACCGCCAGGTGCCGTTGTCGCGCGGCCGCCTGGTGGGCGACGAACTGCAGTGCTGGTACCACGGCCTGCGCTACGACTGCTCGGGTGCCTGCGTCAGCATTCCCAGCCAGAGCACGATCCCGATCAATGCGCGCGTGCGCTCGTTCCCCGTCGTCGAAAAGCATGGCTTCATCTGGCTGTGGCCCGGCGATCCGGCCAAGGCGGACGAGGCGTCGATCCCCGACCACTGGGTCTGCGCGGCGCCCGAACTGGCGGGCAAGATGAGCTACTGCACCATCGACTGCAATTACCTGTTCGGCATCGACAACATCCTCGACATCTCGCACGCCGCCTTTGTCCACCAGAAGACGCTGGGCTCGCTCGACATCGTCGAGACGCCGCCGGAAATCCTGATCGGCGAGAACGAAGTGCGCGTGCGCCGTTACATGCGCCGCGAAAAGACGCCGCCGCTGTACACCCGCATCCTGCAGATGGAATACATCGACCGCTCGCAGGAAGTGCTGTACTGGCCCATCGGTAATACGCGCGTGGAAACGCGGGCGCACGCCTGCGGCGATGCCGACGGCAAGGTCTACCACGTCTACACGACAACGATCTTCACGCCGGCCACCGACACCACCAGCCACGTGTTCGTGGGCATGCACCGCGACTTCGACGTCGATAACCACATGTTCACGGAATTCACGGCCAAGGAGGTGTACTCGACCGTCATGGAAGACAAGGACGTGGCCGAGAGCCTGCAGGCGAACTGGAGCGCGACGGCGCCGATGATCGACATCCAGCTCGACCGGCCCGCCTACGCCGCGCGCCGGATCCTCGAGCGCATGGGGGCGACGGCCGCCATCCGGGCGACGGTGTGA
- a CDS encoding acyl-CoA desaturase, with amino-acid sequence MTTTKTPAAAATGAKLQAQQDGDSRARRLAYITVLTPAVGFVAALWYSLHFGLKRQDMVLLGVMYFLTSFGVEGGLHRFFSHRAFKAGPVTTALIGILGCMAAQGPILFWAATHRMHHVFTDQDGDPHSPRVLSPGWRGRLKALWHGHVGWLFTVKRSNWSTYVPDLFGSRVVLFVNQHYLSWVVLGLAIPTAIGAALGGPEGAVGGLLWGGLARIFLLDQVTWAVNSIGHTFGKRPNPTRDTSGNIGWLALVSAGGGWHNNHHANPALAHNDFHFWQIDTTAWVIRFLGLVGLAWDIRQRQNTEPSAGPETSQ; translated from the coding sequence GTGACGACAACCAAGACTCCCGCGGCGGCAGCGACCGGCGCCAAGCTGCAGGCGCAGCAGGACGGCGACAGCCGTGCGCGCCGGCTTGCCTACATCACGGTGCTGACGCCGGCCGTCGGCTTCGTGGCCGCGCTCTGGTACTCGCTGCACTTCGGCCTGAAGCGGCAGGACATGGTGCTGCTCGGCGTCATGTACTTCCTGACGTCGTTCGGCGTCGAGGGCGGCCTGCACCGCTTCTTCTCGCACCGCGCCTTCAAGGCCGGACCGGTGACGACGGCGCTGATCGGCATCCTCGGCTGCATGGCGGCGCAGGGACCGATCCTGTTCTGGGCGGCGACGCACCGCATGCATCACGTCTTCACCGACCAGGACGGCGATCCCCATTCGCCGCGGGTCCTGTCGCCGGGCTGGCGCGGCCGTCTCAAGGCATTGTGGCACGGCCACGTGGGCTGGCTGTTTACCGTCAAGCGCAGCAACTGGAGCACATACGTGCCGGACCTGTTCGGCAGCCGGGTGGTGTTGTTCGTCAACCAGCACTACCTGAGCTGGGTGGTACTGGGCCTGGCGATCCCGACCGCGATCGGCGCCGCGCTGGGCGGCCCCGAGGGCGCGGTGGGAGGCCTGTTGTGGGGTGGCCTGGCCCGCATCTTCCTGCTGGACCAGGTGACGTGGGCGGTCAATTCGATCGGCCACACGTTCGGCAAGCGGCCCAACCCGACGCGCGACACCAGCGGCAACATCGGCTGGCTGGCGCTGGTATCGGCCGGCGGCGGCTGGCACAACAACCACCACGCCAATCCCGCGCTGGCCCACAACGATTTCCACTTCTGGCAGATCGACACCACGGCCTGGGTGATCCGCTTCCTGGGCCTCGTCGGCCTGGCGTGGGACATCCGCCAGCGCCAGAACACCGAACCGTCCGCCGGACCGGAAACCTCTCAATAA
- the lptB gene encoding LPS export ABC transporter ATP-binding protein produces the protein MATAMATAAATDNCASTLIVRGLQKSYGKRQVVHDVSLQVACGEVVGLLGPNGAGKTTSFYMIVGLVASDAGTIDISGTDISSLPIHKRANLGLSYLPQEASVFRKLTVEENIRAVLEIQKVDGRALTKAQIDERLDTLLADLQIEKLRENTALSLSGGERRRVEIARALATNPRFVLLDEPFAGVDPIAVIEIQRIVRFLKERGIGVLITDHNVRETLGICDRAYIINQGSVLASGRPDDIIADESVRRVYLGEHFRM, from the coding sequence ATGGCAACTGCGATGGCAACGGCGGCGGCAACGGACAACTGCGCCAGCACCCTGATCGTGCGCGGCCTGCAGAAGAGCTACGGCAAGCGCCAGGTCGTGCACGATGTCTCGCTGCAGGTCGCCTGCGGCGAGGTGGTCGGGCTGCTGGGGCCGAACGGCGCCGGCAAGACGACGTCGTTCTACATGATCGTCGGCCTGGTCGCCTCCGATGCCGGGACCATCGACATCAGCGGCACCGACATCTCCAGCCTGCCGATCCACAAGCGCGCCAACCTCGGATTGTCGTACCTGCCGCAGGAAGCCTCCGTGTTCCGCAAGCTGACGGTGGAGGAGAACATCCGTGCCGTGCTGGAGATCCAGAAGGTCGACGGGCGTGCCCTGACGAAGGCGCAGATCGACGAGCGGCTCGACACGCTGCTGGCCGACCTGCAGATCGAGAAGCTGCGCGAGAACACGGCGCTGTCGCTGTCGGGCGGCGAGCGGCGCCGCGTGGAAATCGCCCGCGCGTTGGCGACCAACCCGCGCTTCGTGCTGCTGGACGAACCGTTTGCTGGCGTCGACCCGATCGCCGTCATCGAGATCCAGCGCATCGTGCGCTTCCTCAAAGAGCGCGGCATCGGCGTGCTGATCACCGACCACAACGTGCGCGAGACGCTGGGCATCTGCGACCGTGCCTACATCATCAACCAGGGCAGTGTGCTGGCGTCCGGCCGTCCCGACGACATCATCGCCGACGAGTCGGTGCGGCGCGTCTATCTTGGTGAACACTTCCGTATGTGA
- a CDS encoding acyl-CoA desaturase has translation MTTQTKTLPPKPASAAGPALRPGIAPLTGIGATIKQVTALAVMLIPLVGFVLALQRALAGRMTTTDAVLFGVFYFLHMGGITMGFHRYLAHKTFNTSPFFEGLLLICGSMAAQGPIMFWVTTHRRHHTYSDQHGDPHTPNLHGPGVLGRLRGLWYAHMPWMLARDVSGWNFFAPDILANRKLFFYHRTYGLWILVGLVLPAAIGGAIGGTWDAAYSGFLFGGLARVFLANQAAWCVGSVCHMIGRKPFKTDDNSANNWTVAILTFGEGLQNNHHAFPGSFRHGVKWWEPDLSGWLLAGLGKLGVVWNLRQPDEKTIARMRKRAV, from the coding sequence ATGACTACGCAAACCAAGACCTTACCGCCCAAGCCGGCCAGTGCCGCCGGTCCCGCCCTGAGGCCGGGCATCGCGCCGTTGACCGGCATCGGCGCCACCATCAAGCAGGTGACCGCGCTGGCGGTCATGCTGATCCCGCTGGTCGGCTTCGTGCTGGCGCTGCAGCGCGCGCTGGCAGGGCGCATGACGACGACCGATGCCGTGCTGTTCGGCGTCTTCTACTTCCTGCACATGGGCGGCATCACGATGGGCTTCCATCGCTACCTGGCCCACAAGACGTTCAATACGTCGCCGTTCTTCGAAGGCCTGCTGCTGATCTGCGGTTCGATGGCGGCGCAGGGCCCGATCATGTTCTGGGTCACCACGCACCGCCGGCACCACACGTACAGCGACCAGCATGGCGATCCGCACACGCCCAACCTGCACGGCCCGGGCGTGCTGGGCCGCCTGCGCGGCCTGTGGTACGCCCACATGCCGTGGATGCTGGCCAGGGACGTCTCGGGCTGGAACTTCTTCGCACCCGACATCCTCGCCAACCGCAAGCTGTTCTTCTACCACCGCACCTACGGCCTGTGGATCCTGGTGGGCCTGGTGCTGCCGGCCGCGATCGGCGGCGCCATCGGCGGCACCTGGGACGCCGCGTACAGCGGCTTCCTGTTCGGTGGCCTGGCGCGCGTGTTCCTCGCCAACCAGGCAGCATGGTGCGTGGGCTCGGTATGCCACATGATCGGCCGCAAGCCCTTCAAGACGGACGACAACAGCGCCAACAACTGGACCGTCGCCATCCTGACGTTCGGCGAAGGCCTGCAGAACAACCACCATGCCTTCCCGGGCTCGTTCCGGCACGGCGTCAAATGGTGGGAACCGGACCTGAGCGGCTGGCTGCTGGCCGGCTTGGGAAAACTCGGCGTCGTCTGGAACCTGCGTCAACCGGACGAGAAGACCATCGCCAGGATGCGCAAACGCGCGGTCTGA
- a CDS encoding acyl carrier protein — translation MSQENKSGGLFGFFRKGGKEVENNEPLSEEAIRQWLVRRLAKQVKVDPSEIDTARKFELYGLDSIVAVQVSGDLEKLVEQRLSPALLFEHPSIDELSAHLATELGLNATA, via the coding sequence ATGTCTCAAGAAAACAAGTCGGGCGGCCTGTTCGGCTTCTTCCGCAAAGGCGGCAAGGAAGTGGAAAACAATGAGCCGCTGAGCGAGGAAGCGATCCGGCAATGGCTGGTCAGGCGCCTGGCCAAGCAAGTGAAAGTCGATCCCAGCGAGATCGACACGGCCAGGAAATTCGAGCTGTACGGCCTCGACTCCATCGTCGCGGTGCAGGTTTCCGGCGACCTGGAAAAGCTGGTCGAACAACGCCTGTCGCCGGCGCTGCTGTTCGAACACCCCAGCATCGATGAGCTGAGCGCTCACCTGGCCACGGAACTCGGTCTCAACGCAACCGCCTAA
- a CDS encoding RNA polymerase factor sigma-54 gives MKQSLQLRTSQHLALTPQLQQSIRLLQLSTLELHQELEQLLTDNPLLERLDDPLDRSLRLLADGAIGQQSAPEAPAEGPPPQADAPAPAEAEPYEGGEGDSGPEGDMDWSDAGRNKAPEDDDGRPQLEAGHRSLREHLMEQMRVTVQQPRDRALVELIVDALDENGYLEESLEEIHGRLPEELEVEMEELRTALALLQSFDPVGVGARNASECLALQIRKMPGVPLVTRRMALCIVEKHLAWFAQRDFNKLKKALDCDDEDLREAQAVIRQCNPHPGAAFASDVSDYVVPDVIVKKGRNGWVVTLNNDVMPRLRVNALYASLLKQGKGESQMGAQLQEAKWLIKNMRQRFDTILRVAQAIVERQKNFFSHGAVAMRPLVLREIADTLGLHESTISRVTTQKYMLTPHGMFELKYFFGSHVATEAGGEASSTAIRALIVQFTGAEDPKNPLSDSKIADMLGEQGMVIARRTVAKYREALKIPPVSLRKSL, from the coding sequence ATGAAACAGTCTCTGCAACTGCGAACGTCGCAGCACCTCGCGCTGACCCCGCAGCTGCAACAGTCGATCCGGCTGCTGCAGCTCTCCACGCTGGAGCTGCATCAGGAACTGGAACAGCTGCTGACGGATAACCCGCTGCTGGAACGGCTCGACGATCCGCTCGACCGCTCGCTGCGGCTGCTGGCCGATGGCGCCATCGGCCAGCAAAGCGCGCCCGAGGCACCGGCCGAAGGGCCGCCGCCGCAGGCGGATGCGCCGGCCCCCGCGGAAGCCGAGCCGTATGAAGGGGGCGAGGGCGACAGTGGCCCGGAAGGCGACATGGACTGGAGCGACGCCGGCCGCAACAAGGCGCCGGAAGACGACGACGGCCGGCCCCAGCTGGAAGCGGGCCACCGTTCGCTGCGCGAACACCTGATGGAACAGATGCGGGTGACGGTGCAGCAGCCGCGCGACCGCGCCCTGGTGGAGCTGATCGTCGATGCGCTGGACGAGAACGGCTACCTGGAAGAAAGCCTGGAAGAGATCCACGGCCGCCTGCCGGAAGAGCTGGAAGTGGAAATGGAAGAGCTGCGTACGGCGCTGGCGCTGCTGCAGAGCTTCGATCCGGTCGGCGTGGGCGCGCGCAATGCATCCGAATGCCTGGCGCTGCAGATCCGCAAGATGCCCGGCGTGCCCCTGGTGACGCGGCGCATGGCGCTGTGCATCGTCGAGAAGCACCTGGCGTGGTTTGCCCAGCGCGACTTCAACAAGCTCAAGAAGGCTCTGGATTGCGACGACGAAGACCTGCGCGAGGCGCAGGCGGTGATTCGCCAGTGCAATCCGCACCCGGGCGCCGCCTTTGCGTCCGACGTGTCAGACTACGTCGTACCGGATGTGATTGTGAAGAAGGGGCGCAATGGCTGGGTCGTTACGTTGAACAACGACGTGATGCCGCGGCTGCGGGTGAACGCGTTGTATGCGAGCCTGCTCAAGCAGGGCAAGGGCGAGTCGCAGATGGGCGCGCAACTGCAGGAAGCGAAGTGGCTGATCAAGAACATGCGCCAGCGCTTCGACACGATCCTCCGTGTTGCCCAGGCCATCGTCGAGCGCCAGAAGAACTTTTTCTCGCACGGTGCGGTGGCAATGCGGCCCCTTGTGTTGCGTGAAATAGCTGATACACTGGGGCTACACGAGAGCACGATCTCTCGGGTGACAACTCAAAAATATATGCTGACCCCGCATGGCATGTTTGAGTTGAAGTACTTTTTTGGCAGCCACGTCGCAACCGAAGCTGGGGGAGAAGCTTCCTCGACTGCGATCCGTGCGCTGATCGTGCAATTCACAGGAGCCGAAGACCCCAAGAACCCTTTATCCGACAGTAAGATTGCGGACATGCTGGGAGAACAGGGCATGGTGATTGCGCGACGGACTGTTGCCAAGTATCGCGAAGCCTTGAAAATCCCTCCCGTCAGCCTCCGCAAGTCCTTGTAG
- a CDS encoding fatty acid desaturase: MPSANSYPSSPGPDFEAFLDKSKTLEGARLAEAIPKSYFEPRVWRGLAGFLISYALYIGAIVGVAYAPHWGFYLPLYVIAGLGGWGLHCIAHDCGHNSFSRNKTLNIVIGHVALLPLLYPFYSWKHVHNLHHFHTNSLELDTDWRPIPRDMYKRMSFGQRFVYMGTRTWLFWAGTINYWVVSGFRPGFFPKKDMRSDVRRSIAFVAIASVVYFGALVWFTGLMGFFLLFFLPWIAIHTWFSVTTLMHHTSADIPFLTSEHWTTNASRMLVTTDYRYPKWLLFLTHNISIHTAHHVAPVVPFYNLQKAQAALKQAYPGMIREKNFSFGDLWWVIRNCHFYDLDSGYYTDSAERRAVVDGTASSVPNT, translated from the coding sequence ATGCCGTCCGCAAATAGCTACCCATCATCGCCAGGGCCGGATTTCGAGGCGTTCCTGGACAAGAGCAAGACGCTGGAAGGCGCCCGGCTCGCCGAAGCGATTCCGAAGTCGTATTTCGAGCCGCGCGTCTGGCGCGGCCTGGCCGGCTTCCTCATCAGCTATGCGTTGTACATCGGCGCCATCGTCGGGGTCGCGTATGCACCGCACTGGGGCTTCTACCTGCCCCTGTACGTCATCGCCGGGCTGGGCGGCTGGGGGCTGCATTGCATCGCCCACGACTGCGGGCACAACTCCTTCTCGCGCAACAAGACGCTCAACATCGTCATCGGGCACGTGGCGCTGCTGCCGCTGCTGTACCCGTTCTATTCGTGGAAGCACGTGCACAACCTGCACCACTTCCACACCAACAGCCTGGAGCTCGACACCGACTGGCGGCCGATCCCGCGCGACATGTACAAGCGCATGTCGTTCGGCCAGCGCTTCGTCTACATGGGCACCCGCACGTGGCTGTTCTGGGCCGGCACGATCAACTACTGGGTCGTGTCGGGCTTCCGGCCCGGGTTCTTCCCGAAAAAGGACATGCGCAGCGACGTGCGCCGTTCGATCGCGTTCGTGGCGATCGCCTCGGTCGTGTACTTCGGCGCGCTGGTCTGGTTCACGGGCCTGATGGGCTTCTTCCTGCTGTTCTTCCTGCCGTGGATCGCGATCCACACGTGGTTCAGCGTGACGACGCTGATGCACCATACGTCGGCCGACATCCCGTTCCTGACGTCGGAGCACTGGACGACGAACGCCAGCCGCATGCTGGTGACGACGGACTACCGCTACCCGAAATGGCTGCTGTTCCTGACCCATAACATCTCCATCCACACCGCCCACCACGTGGCGCCGGTGGTGCCGTTCTATAACCTGCAGAAGGCCCAAGCCGCCTTGAAGCAGGCGTATCCGGGGATGATCCGGGAGAAGAACTTCAGCTTCGGCGACCTGTGGTGGGTCATCCGCAACTGCCATTTCTACGATCTCGATTCCGGCTACTACACGGATTCGGCCGAGCGGCGCGCCGTGGTCGACGGGACCGCGTCGTCGGTGCCGAACACCTGA
- a CDS encoding fatty acyl-AMP ligase, with the protein MTSSSSISAVASVAAAVHEQDMDAVLRRRAAATPDEVAMRFLRNGEDDVVDLTYRQLDQRAARLARQLRQQLAPGARVLLVLEPGLNYVTALFAIFKSGATAVPSFPPVGSRAVGRFAGICHDCQAQLVIAEGSLRTSVDRLNAALSAAGNAPGWLFIDSDYFEAQDGQPVPEIAYDKARQAGDFPALLQYTSGSTGNPKGVMLSAANLISNSRVLDIRMGTAQKHVGFTWLPPYHDMGLMGALLLSVYSGFMLVMMTPAHFVQRPLRWLKGLSTYQVTSSVGPNFALDLCVDTITEEEIDGLDLSNLKLLFCGAEPVRQGTLDRFAEKFGRAGFSSTAYVPCYGLAEATLFISGKADREALPHRLFLDQQSLANGLIRPARLDAAATAIISCGTVATDHVMAIVDPETLEALPPGVVGEIWFKGASVAQGYLNQVQASDDVFHAFIAGDPTDGPYLRTGDLGFMMDDELYITGRIKDVIIFAGRNLYPQDIEAVAQACHPAIRTNGVAAFAITRDDKEHLVVVAEILRSAKLNAEDLENVEDAIAAAITLSHGVAPHTVHLAPVSTIPLTTSGKVRRSACRDAFEAGALALAKPRPAPAAANDSTILLPQE; encoded by the coding sequence ATGACTTCCAGCTCGAGCATCAGTGCAGTGGCATCCGTGGCGGCAGCGGTCCACGAACAGGACATGGACGCGGTGCTGCGCCGCCGCGCCGCGGCAACGCCGGACGAGGTGGCCATGCGGTTCCTGCGCAACGGCGAAGACGACGTTGTCGACCTGACCTATCGTCAGCTCGACCAGCGCGCTGCCCGCCTGGCGCGCCAGCTGCGCCAGCAACTGGCGCCGGGCGCCCGGGTGCTGCTGGTGCTGGAGCCGGGACTGAATTACGTCACCGCGCTGTTTGCCATCTTCAAGTCCGGCGCCACGGCGGTGCCGTCGTTCCCACCGGTTGGCAGCCGCGCCGTCGGGCGCTTTGCCGGCATCTGCCATGACTGCCAGGCGCAGCTGGTAATCGCCGAAGGCAGCCTGCGCACGTCCGTGGACCGCCTCAATGCCGCGCTCTCGGCCGCAGGCAATGCCCCGGGGTGGCTGTTCATCGACAGCGATTACTTCGAGGCCCAGGATGGGCAGCCCGTCCCCGAGATCGCATATGACAAAGCACGGCAGGCCGGAGACTTTCCCGCCCTGCTGCAATACACGTCCGGCTCCACGGGCAACCCGAAGGGCGTGATGCTGTCGGCCGCCAACCTGATCAGCAACAGCCGCGTGCTGGACATCCGCATGGGCACGGCCCAGAAGCACGTGGGCTTCACGTGGCTGCCGCCGTATCACGACATGGGCCTGATGGGAGCGTTGCTGTTGTCCGTCTACAGCGGCTTCATGCTCGTGATGATGACGCCGGCCCACTTCGTGCAGCGGCCGCTGCGCTGGCTGAAGGGCCTGTCGACATACCAGGTCACCAGTTCGGTCGGGCCCAATTTCGCGCTGGACCTGTGCGTGGACACGATCACGGAAGAAGAAATCGACGGGCTCGACCTGAGCAACCTGAAGCTGCTGTTCTGCGGTGCCGAGCCGGTGCGGCAGGGCACCCTGGACCGCTTTGCCGAAAAATTCGGCCGCGCCGGGTTTTCCAGCACCGCCTATGTCCCATGCTACGGCCTGGCCGAGGCCACGCTGTTCATTTCCGGCAAGGCGGACCGCGAGGCGCTCCCGCACCGGCTGTTTCTTGACCAGCAATCGCTCGCCAATGGCCTGATCCGCCCGGCCCGGCTGGATGCGGCCGCGACCGCGATCATCAGCTGCGGCACGGTCGCCACCGATCATGTCATGGCGATCGTCGATCCGGAAACGCTGGAGGCACTGCCGCCCGGCGTGGTGGGCGAAATCTGGTTCAAGGGCGCCAGCGTGGCGCAAGGCTACCTGAACCAGGTCCAGGCCAGCGACGACGTGTTCCACGCCTTCATCGCCGGCGATCCCACGGACGGCCCGTACCTGCGCACAGGCGACCTGGGCTTCATGATGGACGACGAGCTGTACATCACGGGCCGCATCAAGGACGTGATCATCTTCGCCGGCCGCAACCTGTACCCGCAGGACATCGAGGCGGTGGCGCAGGCCTGCCATCCGGCCATCCGCACCAACGGCGTGGCGGCGTTTGCCATCACGCGCGACGACAAGGAGCACCTGGTCGTGGTGGCGGAGATCCTGCGTTCGGCCAAGCTCAATGCCGAGGACCTGGAAAACGTCGAGGATGCGATTGCCGCGGCGATCACCCTGAGCCACGGCGTGGCGCCCCATACCGTGCACCTGGCGCCGGTGTCGACGATTCCGCTGACGACCAGTGGCAAGGTGCGCCGCAGCGCTTGCCGCGACGCTTTCGAAGCGGGCGCACTGGCGCTGGCCAAGCCGCGCCCGGCACCGGCCGCAGCCAACGACAGCACCATCCTTCTGCCACAGGAGTAA
- the hpf gene encoding ribosome hibernation-promoting factor, HPF/YfiA family, whose amino-acid sequence MNLTISGHHIDVTPAIREYVQTKLERVKRHFDQVIDVAVILTVDNLTEKEKRQKAEINLRMSGKTIFVESVAQDLYAAIDTLIDKLDRSVMKYKDKVQNHTHDSIKHLTESDVPAA is encoded by the coding sequence ATGAATCTCACCATCAGTGGACATCATATCGACGTAACCCCAGCCATCCGCGAGTATGTGCAGACCAAGCTGGAGCGCGTGAAACGACATTTCGATCAAGTGATCGACGTCGCTGTCATCCTGACTGTAGATAACCTCACCGAGAAAGAGAAACGCCAGAAAGCAGAGATCAACCTGCGCATGTCGGGCAAGACCATATTTGTAGAGAGCGTGGCACAGGACCTGTACGCGGCCATCGATACGTTGATCGATAAGCTGGACCGCTCGGTCATGAAATACAAGGACAAGGTGCAGAATCATACTCACGATTCCATCAAGCACCTGACCGAAAGCGACGTTCCCGCTGCATAA
- a CDS encoding fatty acid desaturase family protein, with protein MTTEATPGNGAAFARHRLPPKFHRISHVTTALYLAHALVFFLGPAIVAFAIADVPMSTPVAVATALGLGLIGGHGMHLLTFVGHEGMHTNLHRNKYVSAGIALLFASMVPFFLIVGFAMTHWKHHRFTGQEIDPDVQIYSQYRTFWSRFFVARSASVRVYTKNALGMAFGREWPENTKLPFTPLEMRWISRINAALVLFFVTVYGFIWYHSTWLGFAVMLVPYITLYVLSSMRAYIEHTGTVPGRYVDSRSYTSPLYTLLFFGSNFHLEHHQYPAVPCYRLPELHRYLKSMRVLEGKNAQVEPSFFGALRYTTGRFQYPCVKMQPVADEFIDRIADGRLDRDADPNTQGIDPKVAVANK; from the coding sequence ATGACCACCGAAGCAACGCCGGGAAACGGCGCCGCGTTCGCGCGACACCGGCTTCCGCCCAAGTTCCACCGGATCAGTCACGTCACCACCGCGCTCTACCTGGCGCATGCCCTCGTGTTCTTCCTGGGGCCGGCGATCGTGGCGTTTGCCATCGCGGACGTGCCGATGTCGACGCCGGTCGCGGTCGCCACGGCACTGGGCCTGGGACTCATCGGGGGGCATGGCATGCACCTGCTGACCTTTGTCGGCCACGAAGGCATGCACACGAACCTGCATCGCAACAAGTACGTCAGTGCCGGGATCGCGCTGCTGTTCGCCTCGATGGTGCCGTTTTTCCTGATCGTCGGCTTCGCCATGACGCACTGGAAGCACCATCGCTTCACGGGCCAGGAAATCGACCCGGACGTGCAGATCTACTCGCAGTACCGGACCTTCTGGTCGCGCTTTTTCGTGGCGCGCTCGGCCAGCGTGCGCGTCTACACGAAAAACGCGCTGGGCATGGCGTTCGGGCGTGAGTGGCCGGAAAACACCAAGCTGCCGTTCACGCCGCTGGAAATGCGCTGGATCTCACGCATCAACGCCGCCCTGGTGCTGTTCTTCGTCACCGTGTACGGTTTCATCTGGTACCACTCGACCTGGCTCGGCTTTGCCGTGATGCTGGTGCCCTACATCACGCTGTACGTGCTCAGCAGCATGCGCGCCTACATCGAGCACACGGGCACGGTGCCGGGCCGGTACGTCGACAGCCGCAGCTACACGTCGCCGCTGTACACGTTGCTGTTCTTCGGCAGTAATTTCCACCTCGAGCATCACCAGTATCCGGCGGTGCCGTGCTACCGGCTGCCCGAGCTGCACCGGTACTTGAAGTCGATGCGCGTGCTGGAAGGCAAGAACGCGCAGGTGGAGCCGTCCTTCTTCGGCGCGCTGCGCTACACGACTGGGCGCTTCCAGTATCCATGCGTGAAGATGCAACCGGTGGCCGACGAGTTCATCGACCGCATCGCGGACGGGCGCCTCGACCGTGACGCCGACCCGAACACGCAGGGTATCGACCCCAAGGTCGCGGTCGCGAACAAATAA